From the genome of Tachysurus vachellii isolate PV-2020 chromosome 2, HZAU_Pvac_v1, whole genome shotgun sequence, one region includes:
- the emc9 gene encoding ER membrane protein complex subunit 9, with protein sequence MSEVELSCLACVKMFLHASVYPRCSVNGLLLAPAGGVCDEGVCVTDCVPLLHSHLPLAMIAQLALTQVDMWCSQTQQRIVGYYQANANLSDCSPTACAFKMADKIVEQSSNAVLLMIDGKKMSPGYRVPPIVMYEHKDSRWTLKDKHTIMLRQWEETRAVTAQLLNSGDHTLLVDFDNHLDDIAKDWTNQKLNAKIMELVCPANGSM encoded by the exons ATGTCTGAGGTGGAGTTATCATGCTTGGCGTGTGTAAAGATGTTCCTGCATGCTAGTGTGTATCCGCGCTGCAGCGTAAACGGGCTGCTGTTAGCACCtgcaggaggtgtgtgtgacgaaggtgtgtgtgtgaccgacTGTGTCCCTCTGCTGCACTCTCATCTTCCACTGGCCATGATCGCTCAGCTTGCtctcacacag GTGGACATGTGGTGTTCTCAGACGCAGCAGAGGATTGTGGGATATTACCAGGCTAATGCTAATCTGTCTGACTGCAG TCCAACTGCATGTGCTTTCAAAATGGCAGACAAAATCGTGGAGCAGAGCAGCAACGCAGTGTTACTGATG ATCGATGGAAAGAAAATGTCACCTGGATATCGTGTTCCTCCAATAGTGATGTACGAACATAAAGACTCACGATGGACcttaaaagacaaacacac tATAATGCTTCGCCAGTGGGAGGAAACTCGAGCAGTCACCGCTCAGTTACTGAACTCCGGGGATCACACTTTGTTGGTTGACTTTGACAACCATTTGGATGACATCGCAAAGGACTGGACCAATCAGAAACTCAATGCTAAGATCATGGAGCTAGTCTGTCCAGCTAACGGCAGCATGTAA
- the irf9 gene encoding interferon regulatory factor 9 isoform X2, whose product MPSGKMRCTRRLRSWMVDQVSSGKYRGLVWDDDEKTMFRIPWKHAAKHDFRCDEDAAIFKAWAEFKGKLSENEPAGPASWKTRLRCALNKSPEFSEVTERSQLDISEPYKVYRLVPLDEQGLTEVKKEEEKDVRRSKCKKRRSNSEISEESPKNKIKMEEAAAAVQSITRELDVTTEANITFHPDEPTECADMMKKDEVIDEIQLNLTVETTPPPGTARELEQFNNEGKEPESEITLCFGEELLEDDDISKKLIIIKISLPWAEKQKEMQAWAQSMSLLQSLAQQSPSGEITLNLVELPAQTFDML is encoded by the exons ATGCCGTCGGGTAAAATGCGCTGTACTCGCCGGCTTCGCTCATGGATGGTGGACCAG gtgagcAGCGGGAAATATCGTGGTCTTGTATGGGACGATGATGAGAAGACTATGTTTCGTATCCCATGGAAACATGCTGCAAAACATGACTTCCGCTGTGATGAGGACGCTGCGATCTTCAAG GCATGGGCAGAGTTTAAGGGGAAGTTGTCTGAGAATGAACCTGCCGGTCCCGCTTCTTGGAAGACACGTCTGCGATGTGCTCTGAATAAAAGTCCTGAGTTCAGTGAGGTCACTGAAAGGTCACAGCTTGACATCTCCGAACCCTACAAAGTGTACCGGCTTGTCCCACTCGATGAGCAGG GTCTGACCGAGGTGaagaaagaagaggagaaagacGTGCGGAGGAGTAAATGCAAAAAGAGGAGGAGCAACTCAGAGATAAGTGAAGAGAGTCCAAAAAACAAGATTAAAATGGAAGAGGCAGCTGCTGCAGTCCAGAGCATTACTAGG GAACTTGATGTCACTACAGAAGCTAACATCACTTTTCATCCAGATGAGCCAACAGAGTGTGCTGATATGATGAAGAAAGACGAAG TCATCGATGAGATTCAGCTCAACCTCACAGTGGAAACCACCCCTCCTCCCGGAACAGCCAGAG AGTTGGAGCAGTTCAATAATGAAGGAAAAGAACCTGAAAGTGAGATCACACTTTGTTTTGGAGAGGAACTTTTGGAGGATGACGACATTTCAAAGAAACTTATCATTATTAAG ATCAGTCTGCCCTGGGCTGAGAAACAGAAGGAAATGCAAGCATGGGCACAGTCCATGTCCTTGCTGCAGAGTTTAGCTCAGCAGTCACCATCAGGAGAAATCACCCTCAATCTGGTGGAGCTTCCTGCTCAGACATTCGACATGCTCTGA
- the irf9 gene encoding interferon regulatory factor 9 isoform X1, whose amino-acid sequence MPSGKMRCTRRLRSWMVDQVSSGKYRGLVWDDDEKTMFRIPWKHAAKHDFRCDEDAAIFKAWAEFKGKLSENEPAGPASWKTRLRCALNKSPEFSEVTERSQLDISEPYKVYRLVPLDEQGLTEVKKEEEKDVRRSKCKKRRSNSEISEESPKNKIKMEEAAAAVQSITRELDVTTEANITFHPDEPTECADMMKKDEVIDEIQLNLTVETTPPPGTARECPSFFIRVYYLGEEVLKKEVMSDDVRIAFFPPSSAPPSINSMSFPRVPLPPPPSKFTPNQITSLSTLMPFMEGGVVLTTSSRGVYAKRLCQGRVFWKGPHTLTNTGSKMERGVKPILIFNRQFFKQELEQFNNEGKEPESEITLCFGEELLEDDDISKKLIIIKISLPWAEKQKEMQAWAQSMSLLQSLAQQSPSGEITLNLVELPAQTFDML is encoded by the exons ATGCCGTCGGGTAAAATGCGCTGTACTCGCCGGCTTCGCTCATGGATGGTGGACCAG gtgagcAGCGGGAAATATCGTGGTCTTGTATGGGACGATGATGAGAAGACTATGTTTCGTATCCCATGGAAACATGCTGCAAAACATGACTTCCGCTGTGATGAGGACGCTGCGATCTTCAAG GCATGGGCAGAGTTTAAGGGGAAGTTGTCTGAGAATGAACCTGCCGGTCCCGCTTCTTGGAAGACACGTCTGCGATGTGCTCTGAATAAAAGTCCTGAGTTCAGTGAGGTCACTGAAAGGTCACAGCTTGACATCTCCGAACCCTACAAAGTGTACCGGCTTGTCCCACTCGATGAGCAGG GTCTGACCGAGGTGaagaaagaagaggagaaagacGTGCGGAGGAGTAAATGCAAAAAGAGGAGGAGCAACTCAGAGATAAGTGAAGAGAGTCCAAAAAACAAGATTAAAATGGAAGAGGCAGCTGCTGCAGTCCAGAGCATTACTAGG GAACTTGATGTCACTACAGAAGCTAACATCACTTTTCATCCAGATGAGCCAACAGAGTGTGCTGATATGATGAAGAAAGACGAAG TCATCGATGAGATTCAGCTCAACCTCACAGTGGAAACCACCCCTCCTCCCGGAACAGCCAGAG AATGCCCCTCGTTCTTCATCAGGGTTTATTACCTTGGAGAGGAGGTGCTAAAGAAAGAAGTGATGAGCGATGACGTTCGAATCGCTTTCTTCCCGCCATCCTCGGCTCCACCATCTATAAACAGCATGAGTTTCCCTCGggttcctcttcctcctcctccctccaaATTTACGCCCAATCAGATTACTTCCCTTTCCACCCTGATGCCTTTTATGGAAGGCGGCGTTGTTCTCACTACGTCGAGTCGAGGTGTTTACGCCAAACGTCTCTGTCAGGGACGAGTTTTCTGGAAGGGACCGCACACGCTCACTAACACGGGAAGCAAAATGGAGAGAGGCGTAAAACCGATCCTGATATTTAACAGACAATTCTTCAAACAAG AGTTGGAGCAGTTCAATAATGAAGGAAAAGAACCTGAAAGTGAGATCACACTTTGTTTTGGAGAGGAACTTTTGGAGGATGACGACATTTCAAAGAAACTTATCATTATTAAG ATCAGTCTGCCCTGGGCTGAGAAACAGAAGGAAATGCAAGCATGGGCACAGTCCATGTCCTTGCTGCAGAGTTTAGCTCAGCAGTCACCATCAGGAGAAATCACCCTCAATCTGGTGGAGCTTCCTGCTCAGACATTCGACATGCTCTGA